The DNA window AATCTTGACAACGGCGGGATTAACTGTTTTTGCATTGACATTCGGCGACGATAAAGCTGTAGAAGTAAATTCTCCAGAGCGTCGCGAATTCGAGAAACTCTATACAGCTTATGATCAAATACAGGATCAATATTTTGAAGATGTCGACAGAGATGTTCTAGTTAATGGAGCCATCAATGGGATGGTCGATTCTTTGGAAGATCCTTATTCCGATTATTTAAACGAAGAAGAAGCTTCTCAATTTCTGGAAGGAATTTCATCAAGCTTCCAAGGCATTGGCGCAGAAGTGCAAGAGCGTGAAGGTTATATCACGGTAGTTTCACCGATCAAAAATTCACCTGCTGAAAAAGCAGGCGTATTGCCAAATGACCAAATTATAGCAGTTGATGGTGAAAGCATACAAGGCTTTACAACAACTGAAGCTGTCATGCTGATCCGTGGCGAAAAAGGAACTGACGTCAAGCTGAGCATTATGCGTGGTAAAAATGCAGATCCAATTGATATTACCATCACTCGTGATGAAATACCGATTGAAACTGTGTACGCAGAAATGATTGGAAACAATGTAGCTCATATTCAAATTACTAGTTTTTCTGAAAATACGTATCAAGAATTGCTTGATGCCATTAAAGAAATGGAAGCTGAAGGAATGAAAGCCGTCGTTATGGACGTTCGTGGAAATCCGGGTGGCTTACTTGATGTAGCGCTTGATATTTCTGACTTGTTTATTGAAGAAGGGAAACCATTGTTTGAAGTTCAGGCAAAAGGCGCTGAACCTGAAGTTTATATGTCTTCACCAGGTACGAAAATCAAAGTACCCGTTACTTTATTGATTGATGGTGGAAGTGCTTCGGCATCTGAAATTTTGGCCGGTGCAATGAATGAGTCAGCAGATATCAAATTGGTCGGAGAAAAGACTTTCGGAAAAGGGACTGTACAAACAGCTAACGATCTTCAAGATGGTTCGAACCTGAAGTTTACAACGGCTAAATGGCTAACGCCAGACGGCAATTGGATTCATGAAAAAGGAATCGAACCAGACGTAGAAGTTGCGTATCCCGCATATGCGTCGCTTCCGCTTTTGGATACTTCACTGGAGCTAAAAGACGGCACTATTTCCGAACAAGTCAAAACCGCTGAACAAATGCTTGAAGCGCTTGGCTTTAAAGTTGGAAAAGTAGATGGCGTATTCGAAGAGCAGATGCAAGAAGCTGTAGAAACTTTCCAAGAAGAAAACGAATTGGAAGTGACAGGTATCTTGACTGGAGAAAGTACATTCGCAGTAATGGATGCATTGCGTGAGAAAATTGAAAATGATGATCCGCAATTACAGAAAGCTAAAACAATTATAATGGAAGAAGCTGGAATCAAAGCTTCTGCATCTAAAAAAACTGATGAATGATTTGGAGGTCCGCTTATGCGGGCCTTTTCTTCTTCAAAATTGAAAGGATGAGACGATGAAAGATGTATATTTATTTAGTGGGTTTTTAGGAAGTGGCAAAACAACATTATTAAAAACAATGATTAGTCAAATGAAAGATAAAGGGTTAAAACCGGCAGTTTTCATGAACGAACTAGGCCAAATGAACATGGATTCGGATGCAGTAGAAGAGGGCATTCCACTGAAAGAAATTCTTGATGGATGCATCTGTTGTTCGGGATCAGAGAAATCAGAAGCGCAAATTCAAACATTATTGGCAGAAGAAGATTTTGATGTCCTACTCATTGAAACAACAGGTGCAGCACACCCCGTAGAAGCACTGGATGCTATTTTTTCCCCACTATTTGCTGAACAACTAAACTTTAAAGGCATTGTAACAGTAGCAGACAGCAAAAGATGGATGGATCGCAACAGCTTATCTCCACAAATTCGTTCGCTGTTTTTAGAGCAGATTCGCCATGCTGACCTACTACTGGCCAATAAAATGGATTTGTTGACAGAAGGACAGCAGGCCACTGTCGTATATGAAATCCAATCACTCAATCCAAAAGCACAAATCATCCAAACGATACACGCTAAAATACCATTCTCGGCATTAGAAAAATTGTCGCCATTACAAAATGAAGAGGTCGTCAAAGCACCTGTTTCAAAATTGAATTTAAATGCTAAGGTGTTGAAATTTGAGGCGCCAGTTCGAAGAGAGCTATTTGAAGAATGGCTACGTGCGCTACCAGATACGGTTTTTCGAATCAAAGGCTATGTACCGCTTGAAGGCGATAAATACCCTCATGCTTTTCAGTTTGCTTACGGAATGGCGCAATGGCTTCCCGAGTACATGAAAATGCAGAATCAAATTGTGATTATTGGAGAAGGGCTGGAAGGAGTCGAGCTTCCATGATTGAATCATATCGTAAGCTCTGGCCACAACGAGTAGCTGTACAACAAATCACCACTCAACAAGAACTCGAAAAATACGTACTTATCGAACTGAATGACGAACTGACTCATCCACGTGTTCGCAAAACCAAGCAGCAAAAGCTGGCGTTGGCTTTAGAGCGAATCGAGCAATCGGATTTGTCAGATTCAGAAAAAAGTGAATTAATCACACTGTATAATAAGCTTGCGAACCCATAAAGAGAACGCTATTAAAAAAGCAGGAGACGAAAAATCAATGATTTTTCGTCTCCTGCTTTTTTATGGTTTGGAATTAATAATCTTAGGTTGAACATGCTGCAATTTTTTTTGGATCAGTAGTAAACGGAGTGATAACGTAATCGCTCCTGCTGTTAAACCAACAATCAAGCCGATCCAATAACCGAAAGCTCCATAATCAGTGAAGTTTGCGAGTAAGTAACCTGTAGGTAGCCCAATAACCCAGTAAGAAATTAACGCCATGACGAAGGTAATGTTGACGTCTTTATAACCTCTAAGTGCCCCTTGGACGGGCGCTTGAATAGCATCTGACAATTGAAACAAAGCAGCAAACAGTAGGAACTGAACAGCCAGTTCGACCACTACAGGATCTGCCGAATACAAGGCTGCAATTTCACTACGCATAAAGAACAATACGCAAGCTGACAGGAAACTTAACGAAACAGCCGTGCCAACACTCAGCCAGCTATACTGCTTCGCATCCTGCAAACGCTTGGCACCGACTTCATAGCCTACAAGAATTGTGGCACCCATGGAAATGCTGAGCGGTAACATGTATAGCAAAGATGCAAAATTTAACGCAATTTGATGTGCGGCAATAGTGACAGTGCCGTAAACAGCCAGCATAAACGTGACGGCAGAGAAAATACTAGTTTCTACGAATATGGATATACCAATCGGCACGCCAATGCGACTAATCTCCATCCAGCGAGTTAATGACAATTTCGGCCAAGTCCGGAAGATATTATAGGAGTTGAACGGGCTTCTCGCGTGGATGATCCAGACTGCAATAACTAAAATCAGCCAGTAGGTAATAGCTGATGCAAGTCCAGCGCCCGGACCTCCGAGTTCTGGGAAACCAAAGTGTCCGAAAATTAGTAAGTAGTTAAAGAAAATATTGATAGGTGCTGATAAAAGCGAAATAACCATCGTTACGCGTGTAGCTCCAAGTGCATCGATATAAGAACGCAAAGCGTTATAGACAAAGAGCGGAAGTAACCCAATCGTCATTGCGAAAATATAGCGGCTCGCAACGTCGGCAACAGTCGGTTCGAGATCCATAAAGGCAATCAAGTAATCAATGCCAAGATAGAAGAAAGCGAAGACAATAGCAGCCAACAAAATAGCCAAATAAATCCCTTGTTGAACAGCTTGTTTTACTTGATCTTTTTTCTTAGCTCCCATCAATTGTGCTACAATTGGAGTAATGGACATGAGGATACCGGCAAGTCCGATGTAGACGGGAACCCAA is part of the Planococcus kocurii genome and encodes:
- a CDS encoding S41 family peptidase, whose translation is MDDKRPEDEQQQIPPVEESPSHIIKMKTFTFIMLGFLLILTTAGLTVFALTFGDDKAVEVNSPERREFEKLYTAYDQIQDQYFEDVDRDVLVNGAINGMVDSLEDPYSDYLNEEEASQFLEGISSSFQGIGAEVQEREGYITVVSPIKNSPAEKAGVLPNDQIIAVDGESIQGFTTTEAVMLIRGEKGTDVKLSIMRGKNADPIDITITRDEIPIETVYAEMIGNNVAHIQITSFSENTYQELLDAIKEMEAEGMKAVVMDVRGNPGGLLDVALDISDLFIEEGKPLFEVQAKGAEPEVYMSSPGTKIKVPVTLLIDGGSASASEILAGAMNESADIKLVGEKTFGKGTVQTANDLQDGSNLKFTTAKWLTPDGNWIHEKGIEPDVEVAYPAYASLPLLDTSLELKDGTISEQVKTAEQMLEALGFKVGKVDGVFEEQMQEAVETFQEENELEVTGILTGESTFAVMDALREKIENDDPQLQKAKTIIMEEAGIKASASKKTDE
- a CDS encoding CobW family GTP-binding protein, producing the protein MKDVYLFSGFLGSGKTTLLKTMISQMKDKGLKPAVFMNELGQMNMDSDAVEEGIPLKEILDGCICCSGSEKSEAQIQTLLAEEDFDVLLIETTGAAHPVEALDAIFSPLFAEQLNFKGIVTVADSKRWMDRNSLSPQIRSLFLEQIRHADLLLANKMDLLTEGQQATVVYEIQSLNPKAQIIQTIHAKIPFSALEKLSPLQNEEVVKAPVSKLNLNAKVLKFEAPVRRELFEEWLRALPDTVFRIKGYVPLEGDKYPHAFQFAYGMAQWLPEYMKMQNQIVIIGEGLEGVELP
- a CDS encoding MATE family efflux transporter, translated to MYQTRTKKEKLLLLVKIVFPILVTQIAMYMVTFFDIYMTSRYGTEDLAGVSIGSSFWVPVYIGLAGILMSITPIVAQLMGAKKKDQVKQAVQQGIYLAILLAAIVFAFFYLGIDYLIAFMDLEPTVADVASRYIFAMTIGLLPLFVYNALRSYIDALGATRVTMVISLLSAPINIFFNYLLIFGHFGFPELGGPGAGLASAITYWLILVIAVWIIHARSPFNSYNIFRTWPKLSLTRWMEISRIGVPIGISIFVETSIFSAVTFMLAVYGTVTIAAHQIALNFASLLYMLPLSISMGATILVGYEVGAKRLQDAKQYSWLSVGTAVSLSFLSACVLFFMRSEIAALYSADPVVVELAVQFLLFAALFQLSDAIQAPVQGALRGYKDVNITFVMALISYWVIGLPTGYLLANFTDYGAFGYWIGLIVGLTAGAITLSLRLLLIQKKLQHVQPKIINSKP